Proteins co-encoded in one Flavivirga eckloniae genomic window:
- a CDS encoding PDZ domain-containing protein, producing MKITYLSVKRVLILILIFFCSIVFGFSQSKFVVQNKKHTDKINFKLINNLIVIPVEVNGVDLSFLLDTGVSKPIIFNFLNVSDTLKIKDTETIFLRGLGEGESVEALKSKNNVFKIGDAINLKQDLYAVYDSNLNFAPRLGFPVHGIIGFDLFKDLVVEISYSKKILKLTDSDKYVYKECKKCERLNLEFYNNKPYINTEVRMNERMIPIKLLIDSGGSDALWLFEDDLLGIKSSDKFFHDFLGHGLSGSVYGKRSKVETFYLKSFELNKVNVSYPDSAYIAYARRHKNRNGSLSGNILKRFNVIFDYRKALVTLKKNHYFGEKFRYNKSGIELAHNGFRLVREQDNVIKVADVRGNYGDSQNQNGTRIIMNPQYKLSLKPAYEIVELRENSPAARSGLRKGDIVLSINNKGTHQFKLQELIQMFYEDEGKRIKIKVERDAIVMTFEFELENIFQ from the coding sequence ATGAAAATTACTTATCTCTCAGTCAAAAGAGTTTTAATTCTTATTTTAATATTTTTTTGTTCCATTGTCTTTGGTTTTTCTCAAAGCAAATTTGTTGTTCAAAATAAAAAGCATACAGATAAGATTAACTTCAAATTAATTAATAACCTAATCGTCATTCCTGTAGAGGTTAATGGTGTAGATTTATCCTTTTTATTGGATACTGGCGTGAGTAAGCCTATTATTTTTAATTTTTTAAATGTTTCAGATACGTTGAAAATAAAGGATACCGAAACTATCTTTTTAAGAGGTTTAGGAGAAGGTGAATCTGTAGAAGCATTAAAATCTAAGAATAATGTTTTTAAAATCGGTGATGCTATTAATTTAAAGCAGGATTTATATGCGGTTTACGATTCTAATCTCAATTTTGCACCTAGGTTAGGGTTTCCAGTTCATGGTATTATTGGTTTCGATTTGTTTAAGGACTTGGTGGTAGAAATAAGTTATTCTAAAAAGATTTTAAAACTAACAGATTCGGATAAATATGTTTACAAGGAATGTAAAAAATGCGAAAGGCTTAATCTGGAGTTTTACAATAATAAACCTTATATAAACACAGAGGTAAGGATGAATGAAAGAATGATTCCTATTAAATTATTGATAGATTCCGGAGGAAGTGATGCTTTATGGTTGTTCGAGGATGATTTGTTAGGAATAAAATCCAGCGATAAGTTTTTTCACGATTTTCTGGGGCATGGATTAAGTGGCAGTGTTTATGGTAAACGTTCGAAAGTAGAAACGTTTTATTTAAAAAGTTTTGAACTTAACAAGGTTAATGTATCGTATCCGGATTCTGCATACATAGCATATGCAAGAAGGCATAAAAACCGTAACGGTAGCTTATCTGGTAATATCTTAAAGCGTTTTAATGTTATTTTCGACTATAGGAAGGCATTGGTTACGCTTAAGAAGAACCATTATTTTGGTGAAAAGTTCCGGTATAATAAAAGTGGTATAGAGCTAGCTCATAACGGATTTAGGTTGGTAAGAGAGCAGGACAACGTTATTAAAGTTGCTGATGTTAGAGGAAATTACGGAGATTCCCAAAACCAAAACGGAACAAGAATTATAATGAACCCTCAATATAAACTGTCGTTAAAACCAGCTTATGAAATAGTAGAATTAAGAGAAAACTCTCCGGCAGCACGATCGGGCTTGCGCAAAGGCGATATAGTCTTAAGTATAAACAATAAGGGAACGCACCAATTTAAGTTACAGGAATTAATTCAAATGTTTTATGAAGATGAAGGTAAGCGTATAAAAATAAAAGTTGAAAGGGATGCTATTGTTATGACTTTTGAATTTGAATTAGAAAATATTTTTCAATAA
- a CDS encoding pyridoxal phosphate-dependent aminotransferase, producing the protein MPTISMKGQQMPASPIRKLVPYAEEAVKKGKHIYYLNIGQPDIKTPEIALKAVKESNIDVIAYSRSEGSEVYRQKISAYYSKHDIQVAHDDIVVTTGGSEALLFAFGSIMDVDDEIIIPEPFYANYNGFSTASGVKVVPVISKIENNFALPPIEEFEKLITPKTKAILICNPGNPTGYLYSKEEIQKLAAIVKKHDLFLIADEVYREFTYDGNTHYSVMQETGLDDHTIMIDSVSKRYSMCGARVGCLVSKNKALIQTVLKFAQARLSPPTLAQIASEAALDTPQSYFDAVNKEYVERRNTLISELQKIDGVKVAKPKGAFYCIVELPVKNSDDFAQWLLEHFDVDGETIMVAPAGGFYSTPGVGINQIRIAYVLKKESLIKAVNILKEALKVYNK; encoded by the coding sequence ATGCCAACAATATCTATGAAAGGGCAGCAGATGCCTGCTTCCCCTATACGTAAATTAGTTCCTTATGCAGAAGAAGCTGTAAAAAAAGGAAAACATATCTATTACTTGAATATTGGACAACCCGATATTAAAACCCCTGAAATTGCTTTAAAAGCTGTTAAGGAAAGTAATATTGATGTAATAGCATATTCAAGATCGGAAGGTTCTGAAGTATACAGACAAAAAATTTCTGCCTATTACTCTAAACATGACATTCAGGTGGCCCATGATGATATTGTGGTAACTACCGGAGGTAGCGAAGCGCTTTTATTTGCCTTTGGAAGTATCATGGATGTAGATGACGAAATTATTATACCAGAACCGTTTTATGCTAACTATAATGGATTTTCAACAGCTTCCGGAGTAAAAGTAGTTCCGGTAATTTCTAAAATTGAAAACAACTTTGCATTACCGCCTATTGAAGAATTTGAAAAACTAATTACGCCAAAAACAAAGGCTATTTTAATATGTAATCCTGGTAATCCAACCGGTTATTTATATTCAAAAGAAGAGATACAAAAACTCGCGGCCATAGTTAAAAAACATGATTTATTTTTAATTGCCGACGAGGTTTACCGAGAATTCACCTACGATGGGAATACCCATTATTCTGTTATGCAAGAAACTGGACTCGACGATCATACTATTATGATTGATTCTGTTTCAAAACGATATAGCATGTGCGGTGCAAGAGTTGGGTGTTTAGTATCGAAAAACAAAGCACTTATACAAACTGTTTTAAAGTTTGCTCAAGCACGTTTGAGTCCGCCAACACTGGCGCAAATTGCTAGTGAAGCTGCATTAGATACCCCTCAGAGTTATTTTGATGCCGTTAATAAAGAATACGTAGAACGACGAAATACACTAATTTCTGAATTACAAAAAATAGACGGGGTTAAAGTAGCAAAGCCTAAAGGTGCTTTTTATTGCATTGTAGAACTGCCTGTAAAAAACTCCGACGATTTTGCACAGTGGCTTCTAGAGCATTTTGATGTTGATGGTGAAACAATAATGGTTGCTCCTGCTGGTGGTTTTTACTCTACTCCAGGAGTTGGTATAAACCAGATACGTATTGCTTACGTATTAAAAAAGGAAAGTCTTATAAAAGCAGTCAACATATTAAAAGAAGCTTTAAAAGTTTACAATAAATAA
- the murB gene encoding UDP-N-acetylmuramate dehydrogenase: MYIKENISLKPYNTFGIDVFAKFFVSVSNIEDLKQVLTLKEYPDKLILGGGSNMLLTKDFEGLVIHINLKGIEIVSENDDFVTIKAYAGENWHEFVLWCINNDFGGIENLSLIPGNVGTAPIQNIGAYGVELKDVFVSCEAISLEKKTIETFTKEACDFGYRNSIFKQHAKAKYVITSVTFALSKNNHKLHISYGAITSQLEVMLVTQPTIQDVSKAVIAIRESKLPNPKEIGNSGSFFKNPVISKSDFNTLLQNFSDIPSYPVSENEVKVPAGWLIEKAGFKGKQFGDYGVHKNQALVLVNYGNAKGLDILNLSKLIQKTIKRLFNISIETEVNIL; encoded by the coding sequence GTGTACATAAAAGAAAACATATCCTTAAAACCGTACAACACTTTTGGTATTGATGTATTTGCAAAATTTTTCGTTTCTGTTTCCAACATAGAAGACTTAAAACAGGTTTTAACCCTCAAAGAGTACCCTGACAAACTTATTCTAGGAGGTGGCAGTAATATGTTGCTAACTAAAGATTTTGAAGGGCTTGTTATACACATTAATTTAAAAGGTATCGAAATCGTATCGGAAAATGATGATTTTGTTACCATTAAGGCATATGCAGGCGAAAATTGGCACGAATTTGTACTTTGGTGCATTAATAACGATTTTGGAGGTATTGAAAACTTATCGCTAATTCCTGGTAACGTTGGTACGGCCCCTATACAAAATATTGGAGCTTATGGAGTAGAATTGAAAGATGTATTTGTGTCGTGCGAAGCCATATCGTTAGAAAAGAAAACTATAGAAACATTTACAAAAGAGGCTTGCGATTTTGGTTATCGGAATTCTATTTTTAAACAGCACGCCAAAGCAAAGTACGTTATAACCAGTGTTACATTTGCTCTTAGCAAAAACAACCACAAGCTTCATATAAGCTATGGTGCCATTACTTCTCAGCTTGAAGTGATGCTGGTTACCCAACCAACTATTCAAGATGTTTCGAAAGCTGTTATAGCTATTAGAGAAAGTAAACTGCCTAACCCTAAAGAAATAGGCAATAGCGGTAGTTTTTTTAAAAACCCCGTGATTTCAAAATCCGATTTTAATACACTGTTGCAAAATTTTTCAGATATTCCGAGCTACCCTGTTTCAGAAAACGAAGTAAAAGTACCTGCAGGTTGGCTTATTGAAAAAGCAGGGTTTAAAGGTAAGCAATTTGGCGATTATGGCGTACACAAAAATCAAGCGTTAGTACTCGTAAATTATGGTAATGCAAAGGGATTGGACATCCTAAATCTTTCTAAATTAATACAGAAAACAATTAAAAGACTTTTTAATATTTCAATTGAAACAGAGGTAAATATCTTGTAA
- a CDS encoding RNA polymerase sigma factor, whose product MISSTEKEIIHFLENGDKKAISLLYESYSDSLFGVIKKIITDDDVAQDVLQESFVKIWRYSKKYDANKAKLFTWLYRIAYNTAIDKVRSLKNKNGKEVQIETSSVYKITSNELNQDVLDIKTHLKTLDEKYQIVINALFFEGMTQQEASDELDIPLGTIKSRLKIGLRELKKIYNPKTKLSHE is encoded by the coding sequence TTGATATCATCCACAGAAAAAGAAATAATCCACTTCCTAGAAAATGGCGATAAAAAAGCCATTTCACTGCTTTATGAAAGCTATTCAGATTCGTTATTTGGGGTTATTAAAAAGATAATTACAGATGACGACGTGGCGCAGGACGTGCTTCAAGAAAGCTTCGTGAAAATTTGGAGATATTCGAAAAAATACGACGCTAATAAAGCAAAATTATTTACTTGGCTATATAGAATTGCCTATAATACTGCTATTGACAAAGTTAGATCGTTAAAAAATAAAAACGGTAAGGAAGTCCAAATAGAGACATCTTCCGTATATAAAATTACATCGAATGAACTCAATCAAGACGTTTTAGATATAAAAACACATCTAAAAACACTTGATGAGAAATACCAAATAGTGATTAACGCACTGTTTTTTGAGGGTATGACGCAGCAAGAAGCCAGCGATGAATTGGATATTCCGTTGGGTACTATAAAATCGAGATTAAAAATTGGGTTACGAGAATTGAAAAAAATTTATAATCCTAAAACTAAACTAAGTCATGAATGA
- a CDS encoding anti-sigma factor, whose protein sequence is MNEKITTFLNSGLLEKYLLGETSSAETEKVESYISRYPEVQNAYNTLQYNLEIVAKSNAVEAPKNILDNILEELDDKPVVELNTGNKNKYKAWHKISIAASIAALIFAGTSYHFYSQKRKLSQENQVVVDEIFDLRSDIEKNNLLLDNVMRQLLKLNNPETEKYIITGNERAKDLKTVAYINPKEKTSMIDVVSLPQLPEEQCYQIWAELQGKMVSLGILSESDRQLMSIPYAENALALNITIEPKGGNTIASIENKVAEISLQ, encoded by the coding sequence ATGAATGAGAAAATAACTACTTTTTTAAATTCTGGCCTTTTAGAAAAATATCTATTAGGTGAAACCTCTTCTGCTGAAACAGAAAAGGTTGAATCTTATATTTCAAGATATCCAGAAGTACAGAACGCATACAACACATTGCAATACAATTTAGAAATTGTTGCTAAAAGCAATGCTGTTGAAGCCCCTAAAAATATCTTAGATAACATTTTAGAAGAACTAGATGATAAACCAGTTGTTGAATTAAACACTGGAAATAAAAATAAATATAAAGCGTGGCATAAAATTAGTATAGCTGCCAGTATTGCAGCCTTAATTTTTGCTGGAACATCGTATCATTTCTACAGTCAAAAACGCAAACTATCTCAAGAAAACCAAGTGGTAGTTGACGAAATTTTTGATCTACGAAGTGATATCGAAAAAAACAATCTCTTGCTTGATAATGTTATGAGGCAGTTGTTAAAGCTTAACAACCCTGAAACTGAAAAGTACATTATTACAGGAAATGAAAGAGCAAAAGATTTAAAAACGGTTGCTTATATAAACCCTAAAGAAAAAACATCTATGATCGATGTGGTTTCGTTACCTCAACTACCAGAAGAACAATGCTACCAAATATGGGCAGAGTTGCAAGGTAAGATGGTAAGCTTAGGTATTTTAAGCGAATCAGACAGACAACTTATGTCTATCCCTTATGCAGAAAATGCGCTCGCTTTAAATATTACTATTGAACCTAAAGGTGGAAATACCATTGCTTCAATAGAGAACAAAGTCGCAGAAATTAGCTTACAGTAA
- the aqpZ gene encoding aquaporin Z: protein MKKLFAEFFGTFWLVFGGCGSAVFAAGYPDLGIGFVGVALAFGLTVLTMAYAVGHISGGHFNPAVSLGLWAGGKFETKNLLGYIFAQLVGAVAAAGALYLIVTNKSDFVTIGGFAANGYGDLSPDGYSLTAALIAEFLLTAFFLLIILGSTNKRAPKGFAPIAIGLGLTLIHLISIPITNTSVNPARSTSQALFVEGAYLSQLWLFWVAPIAGAIVAGFIHKALFDKE, encoded by the coding sequence ATGAAAAAATTATTTGCAGAATTTTTCGGAACATTTTGGCTTGTTTTTGGAGGCTGTGGTAGTGCTGTTTTTGCAGCAGGCTATCCGGATTTAGGAATTGGTTTTGTAGGCGTGGCACTAGCATTTGGACTTACCGTGTTAACCATGGCTTATGCTGTAGGGCATATTTCTGGTGGTCATTTTAATCCAGCAGTGTCTCTTGGCTTATGGGCAGGAGGGAAGTTTGAAACCAAAAACCTATTAGGTTATATATTTGCTCAATTAGTAGGAGCAGTGGCAGCCGCAGGAGCTTTGTATTTAATAGTAACCAATAAATCTGATTTTGTAACTATTGGTGGTTTTGCAGCTAATGGCTATGGTGATTTATCTCCAGATGGTTATTCTTTAACAGCAGCCCTAATAGCAGAGTTTTTACTAACAGCTTTTTTCTTGCTAATCATTTTAGGAAGTACTAATAAAAGAGCGCCTAAAGGGTTTGCGCCTATTGCTATTGGTTTAGGTTTAACTTTAATACATTTAATTAGCATTCCAATAACAAATACATCGGTTAATCCGGCACGCTCTACGAGTCAGGCATTGTTTGTAGAAGGAGCGTATTTATCGCAACTTTGGTTGTTTTGGGTGGCTCCAATTGCTGGTGCTATCGTAGCAGGTTTTATACACAAAGCTTTATTTGATAAAGAATAA
- a CDS encoding membrane or secreted protein yields the protein MKLLLITIILLGLGIAGIAIKIWAKKDGKFAGTCASQNPVLNKEGEVCGFCGKTPDQFSDCNEPQHS from the coding sequence ATGAAACTTCTTTTAATAACTATCATCCTATTAGGGTTAGGAATTGCAGGTATAGCCATTAAAATTTGGGCAAAAAAAGACGGCAAATTTGCAGGTACTTGTGCAAGTCAAAACCCCGTACTAAATAAAGAAGGTGAAGTTTGTGGCTTTTGCGGAAAAACTCCTGATCAATTTAGCGATTGCAACGAACCTCAACATTCGTAA
- a CDS encoding glycosyltransferase — translation MVFLDFIFYAFIVVVAIQIIFYTFFFSRFAFLKQAKKYKKNISVSVLICAKNEAENLQNFLPLVINQDYPDFEIVLINDASNDNTLQVMEQFASKHKNIKIVNVKNTEAFWANKKYALTLGIKASKHEYLLFTDADCKPASKHWIKHMTAHFSDKKHLVLGYGGYVKIKNSFLNKLVRFETLVTAIHYFSFAKLGLPYMGVGRNLAYTKTKFFKANGFVDHMKLPSGDDDLFINQVANKKNTSICVTTNSFTESIPKTSFRSWFKQKRRHVSTAKFYKLKHKILLTLIYSSQLLFWGLAILLFSIPYNWEIVLALVLFRMIFQYVIYNKSAKKLREKDLLVLLPFLEVFLIIVQLTIFINNLISKPNYWK, via the coding sequence ATGGTATTTCTTGATTTTATTTTCTACGCATTTATTGTTGTAGTTGCTATTCAAATCATCTTTTATACCTTTTTCTTCAGTAGGTTTGCTTTCCTTAAACAAGCAAAAAAATACAAAAAGAACATTTCTGTTTCCGTACTTATTTGTGCCAAAAATGAAGCTGAGAATCTACAGAACTTTTTACCATTAGTTATCAATCAAGATTATCCCGATTTTGAAATTGTTTTAATTAACGACGCCTCTAATGACAATACATTACAAGTCATGGAGCAATTTGCAAGTAAACATAAAAACATTAAAATTGTTAACGTTAAAAATACCGAAGCCTTTTGGGCAAATAAAAAATACGCCTTAACACTTGGTATCAAGGCTTCAAAACATGAATATCTTCTGTTTACTGATGCCGATTGCAAACCTGCCTCCAAACATTGGATTAAGCATATGACCGCTCATTTTAGCGATAAAAAGCATCTGGTTTTGGGTTACGGCGGTTATGTAAAAATTAAAAACTCCTTTTTAAATAAACTCGTCCGTTTCGAGACACTAGTAACAGCAATACACTACTTTTCTTTTGCAAAATTAGGGCTGCCATATATGGGTGTTGGAAGAAATCTGGCTTACACAAAAACCAAATTCTTTAAAGCCAATGGTTTCGTCGATCATATGAAACTACCTTCTGGAGACGACGATCTATTTATTAACCAAGTAGCTAATAAAAAGAATACATCGATTTGTGTGACTACAAACAGCTTCACAGAATCAATTCCAAAAACCTCATTTAGAAGCTGGTTTAAACAAAAAAGACGCCACGTTTCAACGGCTAAATTCTATAAATTAAAGCATAAAATTTTGCTTACCTTAATTTACAGTTCCCAATTGTTATTTTGGGGTTTAGCCATCTTATTATTCTCCATACCATACAACTGGGAAATTGTTTTGGCTCTGGTATTGTTCAGAATGATTTTTCAATATGTCATTTATAATAAATCTGCTAAGAAATTAAGAGAAAAAGACCTGTTAGTACTATTACCTTTCCTTGAAGTTTTTTTAATTATAGTACAATTAACTATCTTTATAAATAATCTTATATCAAAACCTAATTATTGGAAATAA
- a CDS encoding RNA polymerase sigma factor yields the protein MEISEAIKRAKENDQKAFNYLLDIFWDDVYGFQLKRIQNENDAEDITIQTFSKAFDRIDTFDDDFKFKTWLITISKNIHIDLLRKEKNSIAQIISKNDGDVFQVLDESPSPEDKLITEQHLAKLLRDIKKLKPHYQEVINLRYFQELSYKEISKELDEPINNVKVKLLRAKKLLAEIIRKSR from the coding sequence TTGGAAATAAGCGAAGCTATTAAACGTGCAAAAGAAAACGACCAAAAAGCGTTTAATTACTTGTTAGACATCTTTTGGGATGATGTATATGGCTTTCAATTAAAGCGTATTCAAAATGAAAATGATGCAGAAGACATCACTATACAAACGTTTTCCAAAGCATTTGATAGAATTGATACTTTTGATGATGATTTTAAATTTAAAACATGGTTAATCACCATTTCAAAAAACATCCACATAGATTTACTACGTAAAGAAAAAAATTCCATTGCACAGATTATATCTAAAAATGATGGCGATGTTTTTCAGGTTTTAGACGAATCTCCCTCCCCCGAAGACAAACTAATAACCGAACAACATTTAGCAAAACTTCTACGAGATATCAAAAAATTGAAACCGCATTATCAAGAAGTTATAAACCTGCGCTATTTTCAAGAATTAAGCTATAAAGAAATCTCTAAAGAATTAGATGAGCCTATAAATAATGTTAAGGTAAAATTACTACGTGCAAAAAAGCTACTTGCCGAAATTATTCGAAAAAGCAGATGA
- a CDS encoding Nramp family divalent metal transporter, which translates to MINKLKNLGPGLLFAGAAIGVSHLVQSTRAGADFGLGLLWALLLVNIFKYPFFQFGPRYATATGESLLDGYNKLGKEVLIAYFILNLATMFTIQAAVTVVTAGLASSLFGDFPAFEIGNRAINSTEIWTVIITSICLLLLIVGKYKLLDKLMKIIIITLTISTLVAVTMALNNTDPVSFKQVLPENSLEITFLIAFMGWMPAPLDVSVWQSLWCIEKKKDMKNYGPKSALFDFNVGYISTIFLGIGFLSLGALVMFNNGETFSNAAGAFSNQLIKMYTSSLGDWAYIIIGIAAFTTMFSTTLTTLDASPRAMTKTIKLLFSTSSKFNYSFWIALLAIGTIGIFFFFASEMGFLVKIATILSFITAPFYAIINYRLISSKHTPKDWHPSKQLHILSWLGIAFLIGFSIWYLTTL; encoded by the coding sequence ATGATTAACAAACTCAAAAACTTAGGTCCAGGCTTATTATTTGCCGGTGCAGCTATTGGTGTATCGCATCTGGTACAATCTACCCGTGCTGGTGCCGATTTTGGTTTGGGATTACTTTGGGCATTGCTTTTAGTAAATATCTTTAAATATCCGTTTTTTCAATTCGGTCCACGCTATGCTACTGCAACAGGCGAAAGTTTATTAGATGGCTACAACAAATTAGGCAAAGAGGTTTTAATCGCTTATTTTATACTAAACTTAGCAACCATGTTTACCATTCAAGCTGCAGTAACCGTAGTAACTGCCGGCTTGGCATCTTCTCTTTTTGGTGATTTCCCTGCTTTCGAAATTGGCAACCGAGCTATTAATAGCACCGAGATTTGGACAGTTATTATCACGTCCATTTGCTTACTACTACTAATCGTTGGTAAGTATAAACTATTAGATAAGCTAATGAAGATTATCATAATCACCTTAACCATTAGCACCTTAGTAGCCGTAACCATGGCTTTAAATAATACCGACCCAGTTTCATTTAAACAAGTATTACCAGAAAATAGTTTAGAAATTACATTTTTAATTGCATTTATGGGATGGATGCCAGCCCCATTAGATGTTTCTGTATGGCAATCATTATGGTGTATCGAAAAAAAGAAGGATATGAAAAATTATGGTCCTAAATCCGCTTTATTCGATTTTAATGTTGGCTACATAAGCACAATCTTTTTAGGCATTGGTTTTCTTTCATTAGGAGCTTTAGTTATGTTTAACAATGGAGAAACATTTAGTAATGCGGCAGGCGCTTTTTCTAATCAATTAATAAAAATGTATACAAGTAGTTTAGGAGATTGGGCTTATATAATTATAGGTATCGCAGCATTTACAACCATGTTTAGCACAACCCTAACAACTTTAGATGCCTCGCCAAGAGCCATGACAAAAACTATAAAGTTACTTTTTAGTACATCATCAAAATTCAACTATAGCTTTTGGATAGCCCTATTAGCGATTGGAACTATAGGTATCTTTTTCTTTTTTGCATCAGAAATGGGTTTCCTTGTAAAAATAGCTACCATTTTATCCTTTATTACAGCGCCTTTTTATGCCATTATAAACTATCGTTTAATCTCCAGTAAACATACACCTAAAGATTGGCACCCCTCTAAACAGCTTCATATCCTAAGTTGGTTGGGAATAGCTTTTTTAATAGGATTTAGCATCTGGTACCTCACGACTTTATAA
- the lipA gene encoding lipoyl synthase, whose product MNSETASNILPERKAKPKWLRVKLPTGKKYTELRGLVDKYKLNTICTSGSCPNMGECWGEGTATFMILGNICTRSCGFCGVKTGRPETVDWDEPEKVARSIKIMKIKHAVLTSVDRDDLKDMGSIMWSETVKAVRRMNPETTLETLIPDFQGIEQHIDRIVDVAPEVVSHNIETVRRLTREVRIQAQYDRSLGVLKYLKQQGQRRTKSGIMLGLGETKEEVIETLHDLKANDVDVVTIGQYLQPTKKHLPVKKFINPDEFKEYEDIGLELGFRHVESSALVRSSYRAQKHIN is encoded by the coding sequence ATGAATTCAGAAACCGCTTCAAATATATTACCAGAGCGAAAAGCTAAGCCAAAATGGCTTCGGGTTAAATTACCCACAGGTAAAAAATATACAGAACTTAGAGGTTTAGTCGACAAGTATAAACTAAATACTATATGCACCTCTGGAAGCTGTCCAAATATGGGTGAATGCTGGGGAGAAGGTACAGCTACCTTTATGATTTTAGGAAACATATGTACCCGTTCTTGTGGTTTTTGTGGTGTAAAAACCGGCAGACCAGAGACCGTAGATTGGGATGAACCTGAAAAAGTAGCGCGATCTATAAAGATCATGAAAATTAAACATGCCGTTTTAACCAGTGTAGACAGGGATGATTTAAAGGATATGGGAAGCATCATGTGGTCTGAAACCGTGAAAGCGGTTCGTAGAATGAATCCTGAAACAACACTCGAAACTTTAATTCCAGACTTTCAAGGTATCGAACAACATATCGATAGAATTGTAGATGTAGCTCCAGAAGTTGTATCGCACAATATTGAAACTGTTAGACGTTTAACCCGCGAAGTTCGTATACAAGCTCAATACGATAGAAGTTTAGGCGTTTTAAAGTATTTAAAACAACAAGGACAAAGACGTACAAAATCTGGTATTATGCTTGGTTTAGGAGAAACCAAGGAAGAAGTTATAGAAACACTTCACGATTTAAAAGCAAATGATGTAGACGTCGTTACCATTGGTCAATACCTACAACCTACCAAAAAGCATTTACCGGTAAAAAAATTCATAAACCCAGACGAATTCAAAGAATATGAAGACATTGGTCTTGAATTAGGTTTCCGTCATGTTGAAAGTAGCGCCTTGGTAAGATCCTCTTACCGAGCACAAAAACACATAAATTAA
- the gap gene encoding type I glyceraldehyde-3-phosphate dehydrogenase — protein sequence MITVAINGFGRIGRRVFRLLQDYNNIKVVAINDLADAKTLSHLLKYDSIHGLFNGSISYDNNHIIVNEEKIPLLNNNHPEATDWKPYNPDFVIEATGKFKTTSELQNHINNGAECVILSVPPAEDSIKTIVRGVNDCSIDGSETIISNASCTTNNAAPMIDVINNLCGIDQAYITTVHSYTTDQSLHDQPHRDLRRARAAGQSIVPTTTGAAKALTKIFPDLSDVIGGCGIRVPVINGSLTDITFNVKKNVSIKDINNAFKEASKNNYKGIIEYTEDPIVSIDIVGNTHSCIFDSGMTSVIGNMVKIIGWYDNESGYSKRIIDLICNLSEKKCILSIK from the coding sequence ATGATTACTGTTGCAATCAATGGTTTTGGTAGAATTGGTAGGCGTGTTTTTAGATTACTTCAAGACTATAATAACATAAAGGTTGTAGCTATTAACGATTTGGCAGATGCCAAAACGTTAAGCCATCTTCTTAAATATGATAGTATACATGGCTTGTTTAATGGTTCTATATCCTACGATAACAACCATATCATAGTTAACGAAGAAAAGATTCCTTTACTCAATAACAATCATCCAGAAGCAACAGATTGGAAACCATATAACCCAGATTTTGTTATTGAAGCTACCGGAAAGTTTAAAACAACATCCGAACTACAAAACCATATAAATAATGGAGCAGAATGTGTAATTCTAAGTGTGCCGCCAGCTGAAGACTCAATAAAAACCATTGTTAGGGGTGTTAACGATTGTAGTATCGATGGATCTGAAACCATAATTTCCAATGCATCATGTACCACAAATAATGCAGCCCCTATGATTGATGTTATCAATAACCTCTGTGGCATTGATCAGGCATACATTACTACGGTACACTCCTACACTACCGATCAAAGTTTACACGATCAACCTCATCGCGACCTGCGTCGTGCAAGAGCTGCCGGACAATCTATAGTGCCTACAACAACAGGTGCCGCAAAAGCGCTTACTAAAATATTTCCAGATTTGTCTGATGTTATTGGAGGTTGCGGTATAAGAGTTCCTGTAATAAATGGTTCTTTAACAGATATTACATTTAATGTGAAAAAAAATGTTTCGATAAAAGATATTAATAATGCTTTTAAAGAAGCGTCAAAAAATAATTATAAAGGCATAATAGAATATACAGAAGATCCTATCGTTTCTATTGATATTGTAGGAAACACACACTCCTGCATTTTCGATTCGGGTATGACATCTGTAATTGGAAACATGGTGAAAATAATTGGATGGTACGATAATGAAAGTGGTTATTCCAAACGAATAATTGATTTAATATGCAATTTGTCGGAAAAAAAGTGTATTTTGTCGATAAAATAA